The DNA window CCCCACCGAACACGCCGGGCAGGTCCGCGCCCTGCTGACCCGGATCGCGCAGGCCACCCGGCAGGAACGCGGCTGCCAGCTGTACGTCGTCTCCGAGGTCCTGGAACGGCCCGGTCACTTCCTGATCACGGAACACTGGCACTCCATGCAGGACATGCAAGCGCACCTCGCGCTGCCCGGCGTGGCCGAGGCCGTCGCCGCTGTCCACGCCCTGGGCATCACCGACCTGAGCATCATCGCGTTCGAGGCAGACGCGCCCACGAAGATCATGTAGCACACAGGCACGCCGGTCATTCACCCAGGAACGACTCCACCTCGATCACGAACCCGCCCGGCGCGTCGAAGTAGAACGTCAGGCGGCCGTGATTCCGCTGCGGTTCCGGCACCGTGAACCCGGCCGCCAGCAGCCGCTCCCGCACCGCCAGCACCTGCTCGGGCGTGTCCTGAAGGAAGCCCACGTGAAAGGACTTCGGGTACGCCACGTCCCGCGCGCGGAACATGGACAGCAGGAACCCGTCCGGGCCGCGCAGGAACGCCATGTGCTCGTTCACCGGCATGTCCGCCGTGCGCGAGAACCCGAAAAAGGTCTCCATGAGTGAAACGGTGCCCGGCACGTCCGTGACGCTCAGGTTCAGGTGATTCAG is part of the Deinococcus depolymerans genome and encodes:
- a CDS encoding putative quinol monooxygenase; translation: MIISHGTLSAPTEHAGQVRALLTRIAQATRQERGCQLYVVSEVLERPGHFLITEHWHSMQDMQAHLALPGVAEAVAAVHALGITDLSIIAFEADAPTKIM
- a CDS encoding VOC family protein, producing the protein MRLNHLNLSVTDVPGTVSLMETFFGFSRTADMPVNEHMAFLRGPDGFLLSMFRARDVAYPKSFHVGFLQDTPEQVLAVRERLLAAGFTVPEPQRNHGRLTFYFDAPGGFVIEVESFLGE